DNA from Sphingopyxis sp. DBS4:
GGCTCACGGGTGTTGCGGACGAATTGGCTCGCCTCGAGAGCGAAGCCGATGCGATCTGGGGACAACGCGCCGCGGCGAGGCGGAGCTTCACGCAGGCCCAACGCGATTTCGAAGCGCAGACCCGGGCAGTCCGAGACCAGGCCCTCAAGCCGAAGGCTTGGCTCGATGCCAAAGGCGCGGTCGCGGACGCCCAGCAGATGCTCGAAGAGGTTCAGCGGCGGCGCGACGCAGTGCTTGCCGAGGTCAGCCGCCTCGAGCGCATCCGCCGGATTGCGCCTGCCGTCCGTCTTCGCAGCGACCATCTCGCGGCGCTTGCCGCCCACATGGATACGATTGATATCGGGCCGCAGCGCGAACACGCCGCCGAAGCGGCAATGGCCGAGATGGAGGCCGCTTCGCGTGCAAGGGCCGCCGCTCAGAATCTGGTGAACGAAGCCCGGGCACAGATCGATGCGCTTTCTCCTGATCCGTCGGTCCTCGCCCACGACGCCGAAATCGACGCGCTGATCGCTTCGTCGGGCGCGGTGACAAAGGGTCAACAGGACTTAGCGCGTCTGAGCGAGGAGCGATCCGCATCGGGAGGTCTTGTCGCCCGGCTCCGCGCCGAAGCCGGCGCGCTCGCCTCCGATCCCCCCACACGGATCGTAAGTTCCAGACTGCGCGAAATCGCGCTCGGCCATGCCGAGGATCTCGCCGCGCTCCGGCAGATCGAAGAGAGTGAGCAGGACCTGGCTGAAAGGCGTGTCGCGATCGAGAGGAAGATTGCGGATCGCCCCCAAACAGGAAATCTGACCGCGATCGTAACGGCGATCGACCTTGCCAGGACCCTCGGGGCCGATGCGGACGCGCGCTGCGAACTGGCGCAACGCAAAGCCGACCGGGCCGCGGCCAGCCTGGACGTGGCGCTCGCTCGGCTCGCGCCCTGGAGCGGGGACGCATCGGCCCTGGCCGCGCTTCCCAGACTGGCACGGCACGAAATCGAAGACGTGCGATCCGTCCTTTCCGAAGCCGAGACCGATCTGCAGCGGGCAAGAGACGCCGCTTCGCGCGCCCGCGAAGAGGCCGAGGCGCTCTCCCTCGAAATGGAGCAGCTCTCGTCGGGCGCTGCGGTAGCTGACGAGGAGATCACCGCCGTTCGAAGCGAGCGCGACGCGTTCTGGCGACCGCTGCGCGCGCACATGCGGCAAGGCATGGCCCTCCCCTCCCCTGATGAAGCTGTCGATGCTTATGAGACGGCAGTCGCTCGAGCAGATGAACGCGGAGATGCCCGCTACGCCGCCGCCGACGAGTCGAGCCGTCTGACGGTCATGGGTCAACGCCGGACCAGGCTCCTTCTGGCCGCTGACCAGGCGGACACGCGCGCGCAGGCGGCAAGCGATCGTCGCGAAAGCGTGCTGACGGGCTGGGCACGAAAGTTGGCGGAGGCGGGCTATCCGGCGTTGGAGCCCAACCGGTTCCTCGGTTGGATGTCCGAGCGGGAAACGGCCGAGGCAGCACATCGGGAGGCAATCGATGCCCACGACGATGCCAGCGCGATCGTTGCGCGGCGCAATGAATTGCGGGCCGGCCTGGTCGCCGCCCTCGCAGACGAGTCCGTGCCCAAGGGAGAAGACCTCCTACCGCTGCTGGCCTTCGCCACACGGATTCGGCAAGCCGGCGAGGCGGCCGCCGAGCAGCACAGACTCGACGAGGCCGCACTCGCACAAATCGGGCAAGATGCGGAAGGCCTGCAGCGCCGCCGCAAGCGCGTCGATGAGAGTATGACAACGCGGATGGAGGCCTGGCGCGTGCTGCTGGTCGAAGCGGACATCGATCTCGACATAGCCAGCGCTCCGGCAGCGCTCGATGTCCTGGACGAGCTCAGAGCCGCGATTGCCGCGCAGCGAGACCTGCAGACACGCATCGACGGCATAGCGAGGGACGCGCATGAACATGACGAAAGCGTCGCGGCCTTAACCGCAAGTCTGGGGATAGCCGCCTCGGGCGGCGGAGTGACGCTGCTCGAAGGGATGCGGGCCCGGCTCTCGGCGGCGCGCTCGACCGCAAGCGTCCTGGAGGCACTCGAGGAAAGCATTGCCGGCCG
Protein-coding regions in this window:
- a CDS encoding YhaN family protein; the encoded protein is MRFATLSLERYGRFEDCELSFRQGDPDLHVVYGANEAGKSTSLAAVSDLLFGFPARSPYNFVYDYALLRVGAVLEDEGHSFACRRKKGTAGTLIDAEDRLLDEAMLLAMLRGQTRETFALSFSLDQDGLRAGGRAMVEARNDLGRALFAAGSGLTGVADELARLESEADAIWGQRAAARRSFTQAQRDFEAQTRAVRDQALKPKAWLDAKGAVADAQQMLEEVQRRRDAVLAEVSRLERIRRIAPAVRLRSDHLAALAAHMDTIDIGPQREHAAEAAMAEMEAASRARAAAQNLVNEARAQIDALSPDPSVLAHDAEIDALIASSGAVTKGQQDLARLSEERSASGGLVARLRAEAGALASDPPTRIVSSRLREIALGHAEDLAALRQIEESEQDLAERRVAIERKIADRPQTGNLTAIVTAIDLARTLGADADARCELAQRKADRAAASLDVALARLAPWSGDASALAALPRLARHEIEDVRSVLSEAETDLQRARDAASRAREEAEALSLEMEQLSSGAAVADEEITAVRSERDAFWRPLRAHMRQGMALPSPDEAVDAYETAVARADERGDARYAAADESSRLTVMGQRRTRLLLAADQADTRAQAASDRRESVLTGWARKLAEAGYPALEPNRFLGWMSERETAEAAHREAIDAHDDASAIVARRNELRAGLVAALADESVPKGEDLLPLLAFATRIRQAGEAAAEQHRLDEAALAQIGQDAEGLQRRRKRVDESMTTRMEAWRVLLVEADIDLDIASAPAALDVLDELRAAIAAQRDLQTRIDGIARDAHEHDESVAALTASLGIAASGGGVTLLEGMRARLSAARSTASVLEALEESIAGRSAEMAAEDARHAAAWASLTTLLEETGATDLQGLGAAIECSRAARALRHAVSEAEAAIVAAGDGKGLDELVGSLEDVDADGLAVRIQSLSGQLTQLNDEVATAASAHGDARRVFAGLEAQSGSSADAASDAEQARAELAVLAEDFILKRAEAVTLRWAIEQYRERHQDPMLLRASEIFRRLTIGRYAALRIDSDGPNSRLLGLRDDGRTVVDVGAMSEGTTDQLFLALRLAAVEQSIAAGVRLPFLADDLFVNFDDERSEAGFRVLAELARSTQVLFFTHHPHLAAIARSVVGEDLHSECSLA